TAGGGAATGTGAATCGTGATCGACTTGTCGAAGCCGTCCGCCCCCCGGAGATCCAGCCGAAACGCGGTACTCGCCCCGGTCAGCATCTGCGGGAGAGAGGGGGCGGAGCCGACGTCGAGGGATACCGTGCGTTCGGAGGAGAGCGCTCCGGCGGGAACGTCCACCCGCACGCCATAGAGGACGCTGCTCGAATCTTCCACCGTGAGGGTTCCGCCCGACGGGCCGATGGCCGCGGAAGCTTCCGGTTCGTCCACCGGCCCCGCCGGCCCGCCGTCGTCACCGCAGGAGAGGGTGAGAAGAAGAGCTGTCGCGGCGGCGATCCCGCCGGCGTGAATTCGTCTGAAATGGAACATGCCCGCATCCTCCGGTTGGCGTGAATCCGCGCGATGCCGGGAGGAAACCGTGAGAGTCCGTTCGCATTTCAGGAGGCATGTTCCGGTGGATTCCCGTCGTTTCCCCGCACATCTCGATTCTAACATTCCTTATTTCGCGAATGAAGGAAATCGATGAAAAATAAGCGGAGACGGACGGGATGGGGAAGAAGAAAAACCCCCCGCCCGTCGAACGAGCGGGGGGTTCGAATCGCGAACCGAATCGATTTAGAACCAGTAGAACCAACCGATCTCGGTGACGCCGGCGCCGACGGTATAGAAGTCCGTGGTGCCCTCCATGATCACATCGCCAGCCTCGTTCTCACGATCGCCGGTGATTTCGATGTTGAGGCCGTGGGAGGCGTTCACACCGAAGTTGTCGGTCACCATGAGGTTGACCGTCAACCAGCCATGGACCACGAAGTCGATCGGGCTGTTGTCGACCTGACCGAACGGGCCGTCCTCGTCGTACGAGGTGTAGTAAACCGAAACGGCCGGACGGAAATCGAGCGAGCAACGGTCATTCGCCATCAGCTCGATGGGCAGACCGAGGTGCACGTTGAACTCCATCCGGTTCGTGTCGTAGCTCGCCACACCGAGGCCGACGTCGGCCGCGATCTTCTCGGCCACCTGGTAACGGATGCCGATCGGGGCATTGCTGTTCACCCAGCCCAAGGCCATCGAGCCTACCGGCATCGCCGCGTAGGCGGTGGTGGTCATGAGTGCAGCTGCCGCCAAGAGCAGAACGACTTTACGCATTCGAGAAACCCTCCTTCTCGGATTGAAAAAGGCCATGTCGACCTGCCGGGCGCAGAATCGCAACACTGAACCCGGCTGTCAATAAAAAAACATTCACGAACTCTCATGGCTTTATGCCAGGACTGCGTGTTCCTGTCAACAGGAATCGTTCTCTTCTTCTTCCCTCGCAACCGGCTACGGCGTTCTCTTCAGAGGAATCCGCCATCGCTCCATCCCTTATCCCAAAATAATTCTCTATACAGAGAAACGATCCCTTCCCGTCGCCGGCCATGTCGTGGGCGGCGTCGTCATCTTCGTGACCGGCGCCTGAAAAAACCACTCGGCCCTTGACATAAGAAAACGGCGGCGGCGGCACCATATCTATTTTCTATCGAATTACATAACAACGGCTTGCGCGATCAATCCCGTGGCGATGTCGCGGCGATTCCACGGGCGGATTTCCGGAACGAAAAATGCGGGGGGTCTGTCCGGCCGGCAACCCGGGCAAGGCGCTCGGGAGGAGAGACCACCCTCTCTCTTTTTTGAAAACGGGAACGGCGGCGAGGAAGGAGCGGTCCGATGATGGGATGGGTAAGGGATGAAGCGGGTAAGACCGGCGCGGGAAGGACCTTCCTTTTTCCTCTCCTCTGCATCTTTTTTTTCTTCGATTACGCGGCGGTTCGAGCCTCCGATATCGACGGGAACGGGATCGACGACGACGCGGAAGTCGCGCTCGCGGAGAAGTTCCGGCCGACGTTGATTCTGCCGTCGGACGGCACGGATGGGATGAAGCCGTGCCCGGTCGGGATTCTCGGGGATGGAACGGCGCTCACCGCGGATCGATTGTGGGCGCGCGTATACAACGTGGCCGGTCGCTTGGTCGGCGTGTTTCGCGCGACCGATCCGGATTGGAACCCGGCGCCGACGTTCGCGTCTCCGTCGTTCAATTACTCCGGTTTCGGTTGGGACGGGAACGCGATCACCTACGTCGGAGCGCCCCCCGGCGCCGCCTACTACATCTACTACGTTCGTCTCTACCCGGACTACGGCGGACCCTCCGTCCGGTGCCCCGGCGACTGGCGAGCGCTCTACGCGTCGGGAAGCGGCGATCACCCGCCCGGCGCGGATCTGGAGCCGACCGTCTATGCGCATCTCCTCGCGGGCGCCGGGCAGCCGATCATCCAGTATTGGTTCTTCTTCCCCTTCAACGACTGGGTGAACAATCACGAGGGGGATTGGGAGCACGTCCACATCCGCGTCTCCTCCGCCGATCCCGGTTCGGCGGAGATTCTCTCCGCCTGTTTCTATTTCCACGGGCGTCACCAGATCCGGGAGGCCTCCTCGCTTCTTCTCGCCGACGGCGGCCATCCCGTGGTCTGGATAGGCGGATCGGGAGAGTGGAGCTGCGGAGGTTGCGACGGAAACAGCTGCCCCGGCGACGGGAACGGCGGACCGGAATCGCACGGGTGCTACCCCTTCCACGGCCACTGGCCCGATGTGGGAGCCGGCGTGCCCGGCTGCGGGAAGGCGGACGAGTGGGTGGCGCGATGCGGCGACGTCGTTCATTGGGCGGACATCCGCGTGACGATTCTCCCCGAGCCGGACCGTATCGACTATGCCGACGAACCGGGGCTCTCCTGGCACAAGGCGAAAATCCCATTCGGCACCCCCTTCGTCCCGAGCTACTGCGACGGCGCCTGCGAGTTCTTCGACGAGTTTCCGCCCACGGGGTGGCTCATTTCGGAATGCGGCAATCGAGCCCCCTTCGGCCCCGCTCACCACCCGAGCTGGGAGGGGTTCGATCTGTCCGATGGGGGAGGCGCCTATGCGGGAGGACCTTTACCGGAGGGACGGCCGACGACGCTCCTCGTTCCCGAGGAGTTCGACGGCATCCGGTCGGCGGCGTTGTGCGCGCTTCCGGGAGACACGATCCTCGTCGGGCCGGGGACTTATTCCGGCAAAGTACTCCTGACCGGGGGGGTGACCGTCTTCTCGACGGAGGGTGCCGACTCAACGGAGTGGATGGCGCCCTTCTTGGACCGGGCGGTCCGGGTGCGGAACAACGCGCGGAACGTGAGGATCGGCGCGCCGGGACGCGGTTTCCATTTCACCTGCGACTCGGCTTTCTTTCCTTTCTACTACGTGGTGTTGGCCGGGGACGACGGGATGGTGCTGGCCGGGAATCGCTTCGAACATCCCTCGCTTCTATCGGCGGTCTATGTCAGCGGGGATCCGGGACAAGTGCGGATCGAGTCCAACACGTTCTTGGGGAACAATCCGGCGATCCTGGCCCACCTCGGACCGGGAAGAGAAATGACCGTCGGCGGCGGACGGGACCGGGCGAATGACTTCACATACGTCTCGACCATGAAGCACATCAAGATTTATTGCGACTCCTGTCCCGCCGCGGACGGCGCCTATAATTACTGGGGGACCATCGACCCCGGGGCGATCGCGTCTCGGATCGACGATCCGGTTGGAGCGCTCGCGTGGGAACCGTGGACGGACTCGAGCCACACCGGCGTCTACGACAGGGAAAACGTGGGACTTCCCGGCCGGTCCGAACGGGTCGAATCGCTTCGTCTCGAAGCCGCCGAACCGAATCCCTCTTCGACGTCGATCCGCGTCCGTTTCACCCTCCCCCGCGCCGCGCCCGTAACGCTTGCTCTGTACGATGTAAGGGGGCGACGAGTCCGAGCGATCGAGATAGAAGAGCGGCGGGCGGGGGCATGCTCGCGGATCATGCGGGTGGACGACCTGCCGAGCGGCGTGTATTTCTTGAGAATCACTTCGGGGGAGAGGAGCGTCACCGGGAAGGTGATTCTCCTCCGATAAAAATGGGGGCGCCCCGTCCCCGCGGGGCGGAAGGGATAAGGGGAGATCGACGGGGAAGAAGTTACGGAGACGAGAAGAAAACCGGAGGGTCTCCTGCGGCGTGTTCGCGTCGATGGAGTGCGTGGAACGCGCCCCGGTGTGGCATTCCCCCAGAGGGATGGAGACGAAGGATGGTCTCGCGCAGAGAGAGGCCGAGCCCGTCTCGAAGAACACGAGGAAGAGTGAATGGAGAAAATGATTGCTCACCCCCCGGCCGGCGGGGAGAAGAGACGACGATCGGATTCCATCGGCGGAGTCCGGAAGGATCCCCCCAAAAACGCGAGGCGCCCCGGATCGCCCTTCCGTGAAATATTGCTCCTGCTCCTGGCGGCCGCGTTTCTCGCCGCGCCCGGGAGAATCCAGGCTTGGGACACGGAAGAGGTGGAGGGAGAGGAGAGGAAACAACGCGCTTTCTTCGGCGCCGGGATCGCCGTGGGCCTCGAATCGGATAGCTCGGAAGCGAACCTCGCCCTCAATTTCGGGTCGATCCGGCGGCTGGGGCACGGATTCGGAGCGGGCTGGGAAGCGGCGCTCCACGACCTCTACTCCTCAGGCGACCCCGTCTACGGCGGAGCGATCGTCCTGTTTCGCCTGGGCGTGACCGCGGAATGGCTCCCCCCCTTCCCCCGCGACACCCGCCCCTTTCTCGGCGGCGGCGCGGGCTGGTACTCCTGGGGGGAGCGGGGCGGTTGCGGCGATCGGGTCTGCTGGCCGTGGAGGGATAGCGCGCGCCACGACGCCTTCGGCGGATGGGTGGGCGGCGGCGTGCGGATGCCGCGCGGCTGGGGGAGGGATCTCTCCATCGCGGCTCAGTTCCACCCGTGGTCGACCTGGAACGAGGCGTGGGATTTCCTCAACGTCTTCGTCACGATCGGCTGGTAGTCGATCGGCAAGAGAACGGCCGATCGCAAAAACGCCCGGCCCCCGAAGGGACCGGGCGAGTTCGACGGATCGAGAGCGATCGTCTAGGGGCAGCTGGGACAGCCGCCGCGAATCATACGGAGCATCCTGTCCAGGACCATCTGTTCGGGCACTTTGCCGGCAAAATCGACGCCCAGGTCGAAGGAGCCGGTCACCGTCTTGTTGATCGTGCTCTGGGAAGTGGTCGTGATTTCCACGTCAAAGTCGAAACTCCCCACGATGTGGGAAGACGTCGCCTCGGTGATTGTGAGGGTTCCGCCCGCGCTCTCCGTGAGACCATCCGGATCCCCGTATACGACGCCTACTTGATTCCCCGTCGGCAAGTCACTCAGACCATAGGTGCCGGTCGTCGTGGGCGATGGGGTCGTAAAGATAAAAGAGGGGGTGTCACCCAGATTCACGGAAATACTGTAGTAGCCCTCGCCGGAGTCGTAGTAAACGAGCGCTTCCGCCCCGGTGAAATCGACATCGGTCGTGCCGCCGTTCGTGATCGTCGCGGTGAAACTGCCCGTCCCGGGATCGACAGGTGTATCGCCTCCGGTTCCAACAGGTCCCACATCCGGTACGCAGGGGTCGGGTACGTCGCCGATCCGCGTACCCACCACCGAATAGGTGGCGGTCACCGTTTCTCCGGCCAGCTCACCGCAGCCGGCTCCGTAGGTCATCTCCATGGTGCCGTTTCCTTGGTAGCTACCGGCCGAAACCGTCTCGGTGAACTCCAGGTCAATGGTGGTCTCACACGCCTCCGTCGTGTCCGTCTGCGTGCAGGCGACCGTCAGGGTGTTGCCGTTCCAGGTGAAGGTGCATTGCGGGGGGAGCCCGGCGGCGCTGTCGGCGGGCATCTCCGGACAGATCGTCACCGTCACCGTGTCCGAGAAACTGAACTGCATCTCCCCGACGGTGTACTCGATATGGGTCGAATCCTTCCAGACACCGACCCACTGGCTCGGCACGCTTACAAAGGTACCCTCTCCGTTGCCGCCGTTGCCGCCGTTGTCGGCCGGGTTGTCGTCATCGTCGCCGCAGCCGACGGCGAGCACGAAGGTCAGCGCCAGCACGGTGAGCAACGAGAACCACACGGCCCTTTTTTTCCCGTTTCTCGTCATGGTTCTACCCTCTCCTTTCGAAAAAGGGGCTTCCAGGAGGCTCACTCCCCTTCCGGGGACTCTTCCCAGGGGCATTGTGAACGCTTCCCTCCGGTTGTCAAATAAAACCAGAACCGCCAACTCACTTCCAGATCGTTCCTTACATGAATCCGCCTCCACGCCTCCCTCTTGCCGTTCCTCCGCAATCCCCCAGGGAACAGCTCGCCCGTCCTCCTCTCCACTTCCCGCTCGCGGCCGGCGGCCAGCCGGCGACGCCCCTATCTCCCGAGCGGCCCCGCGGGCCGCCCCGGTGCCACGCGGAGCTCGAAAAAACAAGAACTCGGATTGACATTTTCCCTCCACCATCTGGTAGGATGGTGTGTATGGAAGAGAACCGCCCCGAGCCTCCGCCCGAATGGCAAGAGCCCCCCAGGCAAGAGCCGGACCGGGAAGAGATCGAAAAACAGATGGAAGCGGCCATTCCCCCGGAGGGGGCTTCGACCGAATTGGAGGTCGGGCATCGCCTCAAGGGGAAGCTCGTCCAGATCGGCGAGAAGGAGAGCTTCCTCGACTACGGCGGGCGGAGCGAGGCGATCATCCTCTCCCAGGAACTCCGTGACGAGAAAGGGGAGATAAAATTCGCCGTCGGTGATTCGCTCGAGGCGACCATCGAATCGGTGGACGAGCAGGTCGTGCTCACTCTCGGTAAAAAATCCGGCCCCACCGACCGGGACGCCATTCGGGCCGCTTACGAGGGAAAGGTTCCCGTCGAGGGAACGGTGAAATCGACCAACAAAGGCGGGTTCGAGGTGGCCATCGGCAGCCTCCGCGCCTTCTGCCCCTTCTCACAGATCGACATCGCCTACTGCGCGGACCCCAATGTATTCGTCGGACAGAAGCTCTCCTTCCTCATCACGCGCTTCGATGGAGGCGGCCGCAATGTCGTCGTCTCCCGCCGCGTCATCCTCGAAGAGGAAAGGAAGGCGATGGTGAAGGAGACCGAGGAACGCCTGAAAGAGGGCGAGGTATTCGAGGGGATGATCCGCCGCGTCCTCCCCTTCGGCGCCTTCGTCGATATCGGCGGCATCGAGGGGTTGCTGCACGTCTCGGAACTCTCCCACGCCCACATAGGCGATCCCAAGGAGGTGCTCCAACCGGGCCAAGTCGTCAAGGTCCAGGTGATCGGCGTCGAGCAGAAAGAGAAGGGACGACGCATCTCCCTCTCCATGAAAGCGCTGGAGCCGGACCCTTGGGCCATCGCCATCGCCGAGTTGGAGCCGGGCAAGGTGGTGCGGGGAAAAGTGGCGCGCCTGACCGACTTCGGCGCCTTCGTGGAACTCGCTCCCGGCGTGGACGGACTCCTTCATATCTCCGAGATCAGCATGCAACGCATCAAGCACCCCCAGGACGTGCTGAGTCCCGACGAGGAGATCGAAGTCAAGATCCTCGACATCGACCCGGCGAAGAAGAGAATCTCCCTCTCCCGCAAAAGCCTCGAAAAACAAGCGGTTCAGCAGGAAGAGAAGGCCAAGCTGGCCGAATTCAAACAGCAGCAGAAAAAGAAAAAGGAAGATACCCGGCCGAAACCGGAGGATCTTCCTCCCCCGCCGACGGAATCGATGGAGACACTCCTCGACCGCCTCCAGGACAAGTTCCGCGACAACTCCCTCGACTAATCGCCGCCGCCTCGCACGGCCGACGCCTCTGTGGTATTCTGGCTTCGCGGTGGGAGCGTGGGGGCGTCCCCGCCGACAAAGCGAGTATTCCCCCGCGCCCTACCCAACGAGACGGAGCCATGCCGAAACCGATTGCACGCACCCAGGACAGACATCGCCTGTATGAAGCCTCGGTCCAGAATCCGGACGAAGAGGTACGTTTCATCCGCCGCGTATACAAACAACGGTATGGAAGAACCCCGGTTTTTCTACGCGAGGACTTCTGCGGCACCGCCGCCGTCTGCGCCCGCTGGGTGAAATCGTTCCCCGAAAACCGCGCCGTCGGCGTCGACCTGGACGAAGAAACCTTGGAGTGGGGGAGGCGGAACAACATCGAACCGCTCGGCCGGGCCGCCGAGCAGGTGCGCCTGATTTTGGGCGACGTTCGCTCCCGCCGCGCCTTCCGTCCCGAGGTGGTGGCGGCGATGAACTTCTCCTACTTCGTCTTCAAGGATCGCGCCGCGCTCCTCGATTATTACCGGCGGGTGCGGCGAAGCCTGCGTCCCGAGGGGATGTTCGTTTTCGATATCTACGGCGGCCCGGAATCCCAGATTCCACAGGAAGAAGAAACCGATTATGACGACTTCACCTACGTCTGGGACCAGGACCACTACGATCCGGTCACGGGCGCCTATCGTTGTTACATCCATTTCCGTTTCCCGGACGGGAGCCGGATTCGGAAGGCTTTCGCCTACGACTGGCGACTCTGGACGCTGACGGAAGTTCAGGACCTGCTCCGTGAAGCGGGCTTTTCGGAAACACGCGTTTATTGGGAGGGGACGGACGAGGACGGCGACGGGAACGGTGTGTTCCGGCCGGTCAAGAAAGGGGACGACGCGATCTCCTGGGTCGCCTATGTGACGGCTTTCTGCTGATGGGGCCAAGTGCGCCGCGACAACAAGAAAGGAGTGCGTTCGCCGTCACGGGAACGGCCGGCGATGTCTACAGCCCGCCGGCCGCGAGCCGGTCGAGAGTGGTTTTCCCTCCCGCCAGGTCCTTCTCCACCTTCTCGAGACGCTCCCTCGTCCCGAGGTCGGCCCAGTAGCGCCCATCCATCGGGAAGGCACGCACCTCCGCTCCTTCGGCCACCCAGACGAGGTAGGCGTCGATCAGATCGAAAGCTCCTTCGCCGGGGAGGCGCTCGGCGAATCCCGCGCGGATCACCTGGATCCCGTTGAACGCGAGGGGACGGGTCCCGCCGCGCGGCCGCCGAATCTCCGGTCCGCCCCATCTCCCGCAGACCATCCCACCGGAGTCCACGGCGAGGGCCCGCCCGGTCGGGCGATCCATCACCGCCAGCGTCGCCCGCGCGCCGGTCCGACGGTGCTCCGCCAGGAGGTCGGCGAGCGGAAGATCGGACAACACATCCACGTTGTGGACGAGCAGCGGTCCGTCGCCGCCCAGCAGGGCGGCCGCCCGTTTCACCCCTCCGCCGGTGCCGAGCAGGAGATCCTCCCGAGAGAGGAGGACCGGGCAGGGCGCGGGCGTTCCGCTCCGTAAAAACTCCTCCAGCCGATCGGCGTGGTGGTGGGCGTTGACGGCGATCCGATCGAATCCGGCGACGGCGAGCTTCGCCAGTGCGATTCGCAGAAGGGGAACGCCTCCGACGGTGAGAAGCGCCTTGGGTGTCCGGTCGGTGAGCGGACGGAGGCGACTCCCGATTCCCGCGGCGAGAACGACGGCGTTCAAGGATTCTCCCCGGGCAGGTCGTGGTGGGTCAGATCACAGCGCTCGCCGCGCCCCGACAGGTGGCGGCAAAGCTCCTCGGCCAGCCATACGGAGCGGTGCCGGCCGCCGGTGCAGCCGAAGCAGACGGTGAAGTCCTCATACTCCTTCGCCCGAACCCCCTCCACCGCGTCCTCCACCATGCGAAACACCCTCTCCCGAAAGGCCCGCGCCTCCTCCCTCGCCTCCAGAAAAGAGGCCACATCCGGGTCCCGTCCGGTCCGATCCCGGTAGCGCTCCTCCCGGCCCGGGTTGGGAAGAAACCGGCAGTCGAACACGAAGCCGCCGCCGTGCCCGGTCGGGTCGGCGGGGATGCCGCTCCCGTGATAGGAAAAGCTGCACACATGAATTCGGGGCGTTCGGCTCATCGCTCGGGCACCCTCACCGCGTCCGGATCTTCGGTGATGCGCGACACCAGATCGCGCAGCGCGCCCGGCCGGGCGAGGGGCCCGTCGCGGGCGAGGAGCGCGCGCAGGTTGGCGATCGCGAAGGGGACGCTATCGAGAAATCGCGTCTTCTCCTGCCGAATTCCCAGATTACCATAAGCGCCGAGCGCTTGAAGGATCCGGATCAGGACGAAACCGGGGAAGAGACGAAGGAAGCGCTCGCGGTCCACGGGTATGCGGCCGGCCAGTTCCTCCAGATACGTTTCGGTCAGTCGCGCACGGACCTCCTCGCCGAGATCGGCGCGGGCACTGTAGAGAAGGGAAGCGAGGTCGTAGGCCAGGGGGCCGCGGCGGCCGGACTGATAGTCGATGAACCAAGGGCGGTCATCGAGGATCATCACGTTGCGGGCTTGGAAATCCCGGTACAGGAAGTAGTCGCGGTCCTCGCCGTCCAACTCGGCGACCAAACGGTCGAAGTCGCGATCGAGAGCTTTCCCGTCGAGGGGGCCTCGGTAGAGCAGTCCGAGAAAATGCTCCCGGAAATAATCGATGTCGCGGCGCATCGCCGCCGCGCCGAATTCCCCCCCCTGGTGACAGAGGCCGTAGTCGAGGCCGCGGTGCCCGTCGATCTGAAAGCGGACGAGCGCGCGGACCGTCTCTTCGTAGATGGGAAGAATCCCGCCGGGGAAACGCCCCTCCCGGCGGACCGCGAGAAGACGGCGGTGGAGCGTTTCGTCTCCCAAATCCGTTTCGAGGTAGAGCCCCTCCCCCGCGTCCTCGGCGATGATCTCCGGCACGGGGAGTCCGACGGAGCGGAAGTGCCGGCTGAACCCGATGAAGGCGTCGTTCTCGGCGCGGTTCCCGCCGCGCACGCCGACGACGCTCCGCCCGCCGCTCCGGAGACGGAGGATTTTCCGGTTCGAGCCGTCCGAGCGGATCGGAACGATCTCCTCAGGCTCCACGCCGAACACGCGGAGATAGAGGGCGGCCAGCGCGGCGCGCGTTTCGGGATCGCTCATAACGGGCATCCTTGTTTCATCGAAGGGAGACTACCGGGCGGGCGGGAACGGGTCAAGGCGGCGGCGGGCAGCCCACGCGCCGTTTCCGAATCCCGGCGCCGGAGAGCCGCGTTCATCCTCCGGCGCTCCATTCACCGCTTTTGCCCCCCCGCTTTTCGAGCAGGCGGACCGTCTCGATGACGATTCCCTTCCCCGCGGATTTGCACATGTCGTAGACGGTGAGCGCGGCGGCGGCGGCGGCGGTCATCGCCTCCATCTCCACGCCGGTCCGGGATCGAGAGGAGACGACGCAGGTGATCCGGACCCTTTCTCCGTCAAGAGTCGTCTCCACGTCCACGTGATCGATCGGGATCGGGTGGCAGAGCGGGATCAGATCCGGCGTCCGCTTGGCGGCCATCACCCCGGCGATCCGCGCCGTCTCCAGCACGTTCCCTTTGGCGACCGCCCCGGTTTCGGCGAGAAGTCGCGCCGTCTCCGGTCCGAGCCGGACCGTCGCCTCGGCGCGGGCGTACCGGTCGGTCGCCTCCTTGCCGGAAAGGTCCACCATGCGGGCGCGCCCGTCCGGGCCGGAATGGCTCAATCGTCTTTCACTCATCCATCAACCTCCGAGGCGGTGCATCGCCTCGCCGGTCCGCATACCGCTCCTTTGCGGTTTGCCGCGGAGCGCCGCTTCCAGCGCGCCGGCGAGCCCGGCGGCGCGCGCGGCGGCGGGGCCACGCAGAATCGGCCGCAGATCCACGCCGTCGGCGCTCATCAGGCACCCGCGCAGGAGACCCGCGGCGCCGAGACGAAGCCGCCCACAGCTCGCACAGAATGGATGGGTGACCGGCGCGATCAATCCGACCGTCCCCTCGCGCCCGTCCGGAGCGGTCAAGGCGTAGCGGACCGAGGTGGACCCGCTCCGCGTCGGGAGGGGCCGGAGATCGAAAGCCTCCCGGATTCGATCGAGCGCTTCCCCCGCCGGCGCGAAGAAGTCGTCGTGGATGGTCCCCGCCTCGCCGATCGCCATCAGCTCCAGGAAACGGACCTCCACGCCGCGATCGAGACCGAAGCGGACCAGGTCGACCGTCTCGTCCAGGTTGCGGTCGCGGAGAAGCACCACGTTCAAACGGACCGGCTCCAATCCGGCGCGGCGCGCCGCTTCGATCCCGCGCAGGGTCTTTTCCACTTCGCCGGCGCGGCGGAGTTCACGGAAACGCTCGGGGCGGAGCGAGTCGAGGCTGATGTTGACGCGGTGGAGGCCGGCCCGCCGGAGCGCCTCGGCGCGCCCCTCCAGGCGTTGCCCGTTTGTGGTGAGAGCCAGATCCTCCAGGCCGAGAGCGGCGAGCCTCCCGATCAGGTCCTCGATACCGGGGCGGAGAAGCGGCTCGCCTCCGGTGATCCGCACACGGCGAAGACCGGTGCGTTCCTTGAGGAAGCGGACCGTTTCGATGATCTCCTCGTCGGTCAGCAGTTCCTCCTCCTCGACGAACCGCCCGCCGTGCAAGGGCATGCAGTAGAGACAGCGGAGATCGCACCGATCGGTGACGGAGAGGCGGAGGCGATCGATGGCGCGCCCGTAGCGGTCTACCACGAATACCTCCAGGGATGAAAATCAACGGCGACGCCCTCGGCGAGCCGGATCGGGCCGTCGGGGAGCATGATCACACCATCGCCGCGGGAGGCGGTGACGAAGTCTCCCGATCCGTGGTTGTCGAGTGCTTCCACGGCGGTCACTCCGCCCGCGTGGATGAGCCGCGCGGGGAGAAAAAAGCGGAGAGGGAGAAGGCGCTCCACGCCGGCGGCGAGGGGAATGCGGACGGACGGTCCCGACGGGTCGGCGAAGCCCGCCATGCGCCGGAGGCCGCGCAGGGCGATCTCCCGGAAAGTGACTTGGAAAGAGACCGGATTGCCGGGGAGCGCGAACACCGGTTTTCCCTCCGCCGTACGGCCGAACCAGCACGGCTTGCCCGGGCGGATCGCCACCTTGTGGAAGAGGCGCCGAACACCGCACTCGCCCAGCGCGTCCGGGACCAGGTCCCGGCGGCCCATGGAAACGCCGCCGCTCATGACCAGCGCGTCGGCCTCCTCCAGCGCGGCCGATATCGCCGCGGTGAGAACCTCGCGGTCGTCCGGCGCGCGGCGAAAGGAGGACGCCGCGAGCCAGGGCGTCCGGTCGATGAGCGCCCGGAGGCCCGGGCCGTTTCCTTCCCGGATGTGCGTGGGAGCCGGTGTCTCTTCCACACCGATCACCTCGTCTCCGGTTCCCACGTAGGCGACGCGCACCGGGCGGCGGACCGCCACCTGCGCCGCGCCGACCGATGCGGCGAGCACCACGCGATGCGGGTCGAGAGTCGTTCCCGCGCCGACGGCGACGTCGCCGCGCCGCGCGTCGATCCCGCGCGGGTGCACGTAGAGCCCGGCGCGCATCTCCGGCTCGTCGATCCGGACCCTTCCATCCCCGGCGGTC
This window of the Candidatus Eisenbacteria bacterium genome carries:
- a CDS encoding S1 RNA-binding domain-containing protein; amino-acid sequence: MEENRPEPPPEWQEPPRQEPDREEIEKQMEAAIPPEGASTELEVGHRLKGKLVQIGEKESFLDYGGRSEAIILSQELRDEKGEIKFAVGDSLEATIESVDEQVVLTLGKKSGPTDRDAIRAAYEGKVPVEGTVKSTNKGGFEVAIGSLRAFCPFSQIDIAYCADPNVFVGQKLSFLITRFDGGGRNVVVSRRVILEEERKAMVKETEERLKEGEVFEGMIRRVLPFGAFVDIGGIEGLLHVSELSHAHIGDPKEVLQPGQVVKVQVIGVEQKEKGRRISLSMKALEPDPWAIAIAELEPGKVVRGKVARLTDFGAFVELAPGVDGLLHISEISMQRIKHPQDVLSPDEEIEVKILDIDPAKKRISLSRKSLEKQAVQQEEKAKLAEFKQQQKKKKEDTRPKPEDLPPPPTESMETLLDRLQDKFRDNSLD
- a CDS encoding class I SAM-dependent methyltransferase, with the protein product MPKPIARTQDRHRLYEASVQNPDEEVRFIRRVYKQRYGRTPVFLREDFCGTAAVCARWVKSFPENRAVGVDLDEETLEWGRRNNIEPLGRAAEQVRLILGDVRSRRAFRPEVVAAMNFSYFVFKDRAALLDYYRRVRRSLRPEGMFVFDIYGGPESQIPQEEETDYDDFTYVWDQDHYDPVTGAYRCYIHFRFPDGSRIRKAFAYDWRLWTLTEVQDLLREAGFSETRVYWEGTDEDGDGNGVFRPVKKGDDAISWVAYVTAFC
- a CDS encoding ATP-binding protein, giving the protein MSRTPRIHVCSFSYHGSGIPADPTGHGGGFVFDCRFLPNPGREERYRDRTGRDPDVASFLEAREEARAFRERVFRMVEDAVEGVRAKEYEDFTVCFGCTGGRHRSVWLAEELCRHLSGRGERCDLTHHDLPGENP
- a CDS encoding T9SS type A sorting domain-containing protein, which codes for MMGWVRDEAGKTGAGRTFLFPLLCIFFFFDYAAVRASDIDGNGIDDDAEVALAEKFRPTLILPSDGTDGMKPCPVGILGDGTALTADRLWARVYNVAGRLVGVFRATDPDWNPAPTFASPSFNYSGFGWDGNAITYVGAPPGAAYYIYYVRLYPDYGGPSVRCPGDWRALYASGSGDHPPGADLEPTVYAHLLAGAGQPIIQYWFFFPFNDWVNNHEGDWEHVHIRVSSADPGSAEILSACFYFHGRHQIREASSLLLADGGHPVVWIGGSGEWSCGGCDGNSCPGDGNGGPESHGCYPFHGHWPDVGAGVPGCGKADEWVARCGDVVHWADIRVTILPEPDRIDYADEPGLSWHKAKIPFGTPFVPSYCDGACEFFDEFPPTGWLISECGNRAPFGPAHHPSWEGFDLSDGGGAYAGGPLPEGRPTTLLVPEEFDGIRSAALCALPGDTILVGPGTYSGKVLLTGGVTVFSTEGADSTEWMAPFLDRAVRVRNNARNVRIGAPGRGFHFTCDSAFFPFYYVVLAGDDGMVLAGNRFEHPSLLSAVYVSGDPGQVRIESNTFLGNNPAILAHLGPGREMTVGGGRDRANDFTYVSTMKHIKIYCDSCPAADGAYNYWGTIDPGAIASRIDDPVGALAWEPWTDSSHTGVYDRENVGLPGRSERVESLRLEAAEPNPSSTSIRVRFTLPRAAPVTLALYDVRGRRVRAIEIEERRAGACSRIMRVDDLPSGVYFLRITSGERSVTGKVILLR
- a CDS encoding phosphotransferase, giving the protein MSDPETRAALAALYLRVFGVEPEEIVPIRSDGSNRKILRLRSGGRSVVGVRGGNRAENDAFIGFSRHFRSVGLPVPEIIAEDAGEGLYLETDLGDETLHRRLLAVRREGRFPGGILPIYEETVRALVRFQIDGHRGLDYGLCHQGGEFGAAAMRRDIDYFREHFLGLLYRGPLDGKALDRDFDRLVAELDGEDRDYFLYRDFQARNVMILDDRPWFIDYQSGRRGPLAYDLASLLYSARADLGEEVRARLTETYLEELAGRIPVDRERFLRLFPGFVLIRILQALGAYGNLGIRQEKTRFLDSVPFAIANLRALLARDGPLARPGALRDLVSRITEDPDAVRVPER
- a CDS encoding NTP transferase domain-containing protein is translated as MNAVVLAAGIGSRLRPLTDRTPKALLTVGGVPLLRIALAKLAVAGFDRIAVNAHHHADRLEEFLRSGTPAPCPVLLSREDLLLGTGGGVKRAAALLGGDGPLLVHNVDVLSDLPLADLLAEHRRTGARATLAVMDRPTGRALAVDSGGMVCGRWGGPEIRRPRGGTRPLAFNGIQVIRAGFAERLPGEGAFDLIDAYLVWVAEGAEVRAFPMDGRYWADLGTRERLEKVEKDLAGGKTTLDRLAAGGL
- the moaC gene encoding cyclic pyranopterin monophosphate synthase MoaC, with the protein product MSERRLSHSGPDGRARMVDLSGKEATDRYARAEATVRLGPETARLLAETGAVAKGNVLETARIAGVMAAKRTPDLIPLCHPIPIDHVDVETTLDGERVRITCVVSSRSRTGVEMEAMTAAAAAALTVYDMCKSAGKGIVIETVRLLEKRGGKSGEWSAGG